One Gadus chalcogrammus isolate NIFS_2021 chromosome 4, NIFS_Gcha_1.0, whole genome shotgun sequence DNA segment encodes these proteins:
- the slc13a4 gene encoding solute carrier family 13 member 4, producing PQEACCAYVLIVTAIYWVSEAVPLGAAALVPAFLYPLFGVLKSSEVAAEYCKDTTLLLMGVICLAASIEKWNLHKRIALRMVMIAGAKPGMLVLGFMCCTVFLSMWLSNTSTTAMVMPIAEAVLQQLIGTGLADAHLDSEETGDAPYEDSAATGKEEKIDKNQLEILYRDDSDAAGHDLSSLTEVSVTFAPQVHSAESNGMKRTRSPSQAFVQQSNGHLPEAPLPVKRVRARRDSQYPTKRDHMICKCLSLSITYSATIGGLITITGTSTNLIFAEQFNTRYPEAKVINFGTWFVFSLPIALVMLVLTWLWLHLLFLGCNFRETCSWSKKRKTRRELDSERRIQEEYIKLGPISYPEVVTGVFFILMTVLWFTREPGFVPGWTSLFEKKGYRTDATVSVLLGFLLFLIPARRPFSSSSSWRNRDDVDPDPLAPMITWKDFQKLMPWEIVILVGGGYALAAGCKVSGLSVWIGRQLEPMSGLPPWAVTLLACLLVSAVTEFASNPATLTVFLPILSALSETLMINPLHCLIPATMCVSFGVMLPVGNPPNAIVFSYGHVKISDMVKAGFGVNLIGVAVVMLAISTWGVPLFHLSEFPAWALARNTTMQSL from the exons gtggcaGCGGAGTACTGTAAGGACACCACCCTGCTGCTGATGGGGGTGATCTGTCTGGCCGCCTCCATCGAGAAGTGGAACCTCCACAAGCGCATCGCCCTGCGCATGGTGATGATCGCCGGGGCCAAGCCCGGGAT gctggtCCTAGGGTTCATGTGCTGCACGGTCTTCCTCTCCATGTGGCTGagcaacacctccaccacggcCATGGTGATGCCCATCGCAGAGGCCGTCCTTCAGCAGCTGATTGGCACCGGCCTGGCCGACGCCCACCTGGACTCCGAGGAGACGGGCGACGCCCCCTACGAGGACAGCG CCGCCACAGGCAAAGAAGAAAAGATCGACAAGAATCAGCTGGAGATACTATACCGTGACGACag TGATGCTGCCGGACATGACCTCTCTTCCCTGACGGAGGTGAGTGTGACCTTTGCACCCCAG GTTCACAGCGCGGAGAGCAACGGCATGAAGCGTACTCGGAGCCCGAGTCAGGCCTTCGTTCAGCAGAGCAACGGACACCTGCCAGAG GCGCCCCTCCCGGTGAAGCGGGTGCGGGCGCGGCGGGACTCCCAGTACCCGACCAAGCGGGACCACATGATCTGTAAATGTCTCTCGCTCAGCATCACGTACTCGGCCACCATCGGCGgcctcatcaccatcaccggCACCTCCACCAACCTCATCTTCGCCGAGCAGTTCAACAC gcggTACCCCGAGGCCAAGGTGATAAACTTCGGGACGTGGTTCGTCTTCAGCCTGCCCATCGCCCTCGTCATGCTGGTGCTCACCTGGCTCTGGCTGCACCTGCTCTTCCTGGGCTGCAA cttCAGAGAGACGTGCTCATGGAGTAagaagaggaagacgaggagagaACTCGACTCAGAGAGGAGGATCCAGGAGGAGTACATCAAACTGGGGCCCatcag ctaCCCGGAGGTGGTGACCGGGGTGTTCTTCATCCTGATGACGGTCCTGTGGTTCACTAGGGAGCCCGGCTTTGTCCCAGGCTGGACCTCGCTGTTTGAGaa gAAGGGCTACAGGACGGATGCCACCGTGTCCGTCCTCCTGGgcttcctgctcttcctcatccccgcCAGGCgacccttctcctcttcctccagctggagaaacagag aCGACGTGGACCCCGACCCTCTGGCCCCCATGATCACCTGGAAGGACTTCCAGAAGCTGATGCCCTGGGAGATCGTCATCCTGGTGGGGGGCGGCTACGCACTGGCCGCCGGCTGCAAG gtgtCGGGGCTGTCGGTGTGGATTGGCAGGCAGCTGGAGCCAATGAGCGGGCTCCCTCCCTGGGCCGTCACGCTGCTGGCCTGCCTCCTGGTCTCCGCGGTAACCGAGTTCGCCTCAAACCCGGCCACTCTGACCGTGTTCCTGCCCATCCTGTCTGCACTG tcaGAGACCCTGATGATCAACCCCCTCCACTGCCTCATCCCCgccaccatgtgtgtgtccttcgGCGTGATGCTGCCAGTGGGGAACCCCCCCAACGCCATCGTCTTCAGCTACGGCCACGTCAAGATCAGCGACatg GTGAAGGCAGGCTTCGGGGTGAACCTGATCGGCGTTGCCGTGGTGATGCTGGCCATCTCGACCTGGGGGGTCCCCCTCTTCCACCTCTCGGAGTTCCCCGCCTGGGCGCTGGCCAGGAACACCACCATGCAGAGCTTATAa
- the LOC130381650 gene encoding cytochrome c oxidase assembly factor 6 homolog has product MTAPNSAERKACWGARDDLWKCLDDHKDQTGPCENFQKQFEASCPAQWVKYFAKRRDFLKYKDKMQTEGFTPAEGPKQKS; this is encoded by the exons ATGACCGCTCCCAACTCGGCAGAGAGGAAGGCGTGCTGGGGTGCCAGAGATGATCTCTGGAAGTGTCTGGACGACCACAAGGACCAGACTGGTCCCTGCGAGAACTTCCAGAAGCAGTTCGAGGCCAGCTGTCCTGCTCAATGG GTGAAATACTTTGCCAAAAGAAGGGACTTTCTGAAGTACAAGGATAAGATGCAAACTGAGGGTTTCACACCGGCAGAAGGTCCGAAACAGAAGTCCTAG